CCTGAAATGGCCATGGTGCTGATCAACTTTGTCTACTTCAGAGGtaggacacaaaaaaaaagcctttaagAGAACAGACCATGCATGCAGATTAACCAACTGCTTCCATGAACACATAGAGACACTCCATCTGCACAAGTTCCTGTGCACATTTACTTGTGTTATTTAAATACAGAGCATgcgacatactgtatatgtgacaTAACTAGTCTGAAAGATATGAGGAAACGTGCCGCCAATATGATTTGAGTATATGAACAGTATGTACCTTGCTCTCATCTTTCCACCTCCACCGTCTCACACAGGACAGTGGGAGAAACCCTTCGATAGTAACCAGACACACAAGGCAGACTTCCAGGTGGACGAAACCACCAAAGTCCAGGTGGACATGATGAGGAGGATGGGACGCTACGACTTCTATCAGGACGCTGACAACCACACAACCGTCATCATGCTGCCCTACAAGGGCAACACCTCCATGATGATCGTCCTGCCTGATGAGGGCAAGATGGCAGAGGTGGAGGGCTACATCAACAAGGACTACATTCAAAACTGGCATGACAAGCTCTTCAGGAAGTAAGAGAGGAATTTGAATACGTTTGCATGTCGTGGATACGTTTACAGTGTGGTTGCTTGTATATTTATAGGTAACGCCTCACTGTTTGTTGCAGAGAGACAGCATGCAAATAACCTGGATAAACTAGTTGATGAATTAGTCCATAATTGGTGCAGCTCAAGTTGCGTGAACTAGCCATAAGTCAACGGTATGTATCTTTCTGACGCTGCTGATATTCTGTGTTTCTCAGTTCTGTGGATCTGTTCCTGCCAAAGTTTTCGATCTCCGCTGACGCCTCCCTGGACGACACACTTAAAGAATTAGGAATGACAAATGCTTTTTCAGACAACGCTGATTTCTCTGGAATGTCTGATGAGGTCAAGCTCAAAGTCTCAAAGGTAGGATTCACGTGATTCATAAGAGAATTGATAGCGATTAAGGAATATACCTATTTCATGATGGAATATTCACATTTTCCAGAACACACAAGAGTAGATGTTGCAGAGATCCTGCTCTGGCTCGTAGCATCTAAAGTTTTCAGCGATGTGCGCCGAAACAAAACTGGACACTCACTGCCTCATCCTGGTTCCTTTGCAGGTGTCCCACCAGGCCGTGCTGAGCGTGGATGAAACAGgaacagaggcagcagcaggcaCCACCCTTGAAGTCATGCCCATGAGTATGCCCGACACCATGACTCTCAACAGGCCCTTCCTGGTCTTCATCCTGGAGCATTCCACTAAGAGCATCCTCTTCATGGGCAAGATCAACAACCCCGCAGCAATGTAAAGACGCTAGGGAGATGAGtgttacatttgtttgttttcacactgcaGGACGTTTCAGTAGCTTCTGAACACTGTTTCGTCTTTTACCTCAGCATCTGAAAGCCCCTGTAGAGATGTCACAGTGATAATaaatgatctgatctgccagcGAGTCTGTTAGTCTGTTGATTCGTTTGTAGTCTGACAGCACAACACTACTACTACCATCTGTCACCTGAACCTGGCTATGGGTGAAAATGTCTAAATACATCATTAAATACTGTATCCAGCCGACTGTTGTATATGACCCAGTTTATAGAGAACATTCGTACGTATCGCATGAAGCATCTGCTAACACACTGAGCCAACGTGTTACTTTGGTGTTGCTGTTTCAATGTGGTtcaacattaaatgaaaaaaaataaagaattgtCAACACCtggcattttgtatttatttctatatgtattatattttcaATCTAATCTTGATTTCATGGATTTAATTATCTGAGGCTGTGTGGTATACATTATTAATGCTAAAATTTTTAGATTAGCTACCAGTTGATTTTCCAgattaaaatgtgttgaaatgacAATTCTAATCGCGTCTCTTTAAATTTCCCACGAAGGCCTCTTATTTCTGGTCTATCGTTTCATGGTTATTATTGTGTGATGTAACCGTAAGATTACACGCCATTAATGCAACtcatcagaaaacacacaactaaAATACCGTACCTCACCAGCAGACTGAAATAGAGGCTGTTCCTTGTTTGAATGAACTTTCAGCTGACCCTCTTGTATCTATAATGGTGAAGCCAAACTGCAGCAAAACGGATACTAATCTTTATTGACATATAGCTGAATGTTTTATGTATATAGCTTTAAATTTCTTAGATTTATAGATTTAAATTTCCTAAATATGTGACATGGAATTAATTACATTTAGAAATAGACCTTTTCTTtatgatgaaaacaagacaaaaatgtcttttgtgtttgttatgta
The window above is part of the Seriola aureovittata isolate HTS-2021-v1 ecotype China chromosome 19, ASM2101889v1, whole genome shotgun sequence genome. Proteins encoded here:
- the LOC130160825 gene encoding alpha-1-antitrypsin homolog → MRGIFASCALAAALLAVTWADHHDHHHHHDHHDHHSHSSEGEMSCHKLSSPNADFGFALYKSLNAKAAAGKNIFYSPLGISTALSMLSTGARGETQSQLFSSLGYSGHDQAQINEAYQHLFHMLGHSQEDQQLDVGNAVAVRSGFTPLEKFLKDVKAFYSGESFNVDFTKPVEAAAEINRFIAGKTQDKIKDMVKDLDPEMAMVLINFVYFRGQWEKPFDSNQTHKADFQVDETTKVQVDMMRRMGRYDFYQDADNHTTVIMLPYKGNTSMMIVLPDEGKMAEVEGYINKDYIQNWHDKLFRNSVDLFLPKFSISADASLDDTLKELGMTNAFSDNADFSGMSDEVKLKVSKVSHQAVLSVDETGTEAAAGTTLEVMPMSMPDTMTLNRPFLVFILEHSTKSILFMGKINNPAAM